The following are encoded in a window of Gramella sp. MT6 genomic DNA:
- a CDS encoding N-acetyltransferase, which yields MSKEDLVITDNEFQRQFETTINGTLATIEYSQQERKIFLTKMRMPDGTEHRQEDFIVAVLAEIKERNTSVVPTSPEVAGFMRKNRRKYKELLPVGMNI from the coding sequence ATGAGCAAGGAAGATTTAGTAATTACAGACAATGAATTTCAAAGGCAATTTGAAACTACTATCAACGGTACTTTAGCGACCATTGAATATTCTCAACAGGAAAGAAAGATCTTCTTAACAAAAATGAGAATGCCTGATGGAACTGAACACAGACAGGAAGACTTTATTGTTGCAGTACTTGCTGAAATTAAAGAAAGAAATACAAGTGTAGTTCCTACAAGCCCTGAAGTTGCCGGTTTTATGAGAAAAAACCGAAGAAAATATAAAGAACTTCTACCTGTAGGTATGAATATTTAA
- the mtaB gene encoding tRNA (N(6)-L-threonylcarbamoyladenosine(37)-C(2))-methylthiotransferase MtaB, with product MDAKKVAFYTLGCKLNFSETSTIARSFENEGFERVDFSEEADIYVINTCSVTENADKRFKTIVKQAQKANEDAFLIAVGCYAQLKPEELAAIDGVDLVLGATEKFKITDYLNDLTKNDHGEVHSCEINEADFYVGSYSIGDRTRAFLKVQDGCDYKCTYCTIPLARGISRSDKLENVLNNAAEISEQGIKEIVLTGVNIGDYGKGEFGNKKHEHTFLDLVKALDEVDGIERLRISSIEPNLLKNETIDFVSQSRTFVPHFHIPLQSGSDEILKLMRRRYMSDLYVDRVRRIREVMPNACIGVDVIIGFPGETDEHFLETYNFLNELDISYLHVFTYSERDNTPAAEMEGVVSTKVRKKRSKMLRGLSAKKRRAFYESQLGNTCTVLFEGENKEGYIHGFTENYVKVKAPWDPGKVNTLQKIKLTEIDEDGLVRFEEVPAAVAV from the coding sequence ATGGACGCAAAGAAAGTCGCATTTTATACATTGGGTTGCAAACTCAATTTTTCTGAAACATCAACTATAGCAAGGTCTTTCGAAAATGAGGGATTTGAAAGAGTGGATTTTTCAGAAGAGGCAGATATATATGTAATAAATACCTGTTCTGTAACCGAAAATGCAGACAAGCGTTTTAAGACCATTGTGAAGCAGGCGCAGAAGGCCAATGAAGATGCTTTTCTAATTGCTGTTGGTTGTTATGCCCAATTAAAGCCTGAAGAGCTGGCTGCAATAGATGGAGTGGATCTTGTTCTTGGTGCCACTGAAAAATTCAAGATCACAGATTATCTTAATGATCTTACTAAAAATGATCATGGTGAAGTTCATTCATGTGAGATCAACGAAGCCGATTTCTATGTTGGTTCCTATTCAATTGGAGATCGAACCAGGGCTTTTTTAAAAGTTCAGGATGGTTGTGATTATAAATGTACTTATTGTACAATACCGTTGGCTCGTGGAATCTCGAGAAGTGATAAGCTGGAGAATGTATTAAATAATGCAGCTGAAATTTCTGAACAGGGAATTAAAGAGATCGTTCTAACAGGAGTGAATATAGGGGATTACGGAAAAGGTGAATTCGGTAATAAAAAACACGAGCATACCTTTTTAGACCTGGTAAAAGCCCTGGATGAAGTTGACGGAATAGAAAGATTAAGAATTTCTTCTATAGAGCCGAACTTGCTTAAAAACGAAACTATAGATTTTGTATCCCAGAGCAGGACCTTTGTACCTCATTTCCATATTCCTCTTCAAAGTGGAAGTGATGAGATCCTGAAGCTTATGAGAAGGCGATATATGAGCGATCTCTATGTGGACAGGGTTCGCCGAATAAGAGAGGTAATGCCGAATGCTTGTATAGGTGTTGATGTTATCATTGGTTTTCCAGGAGAAACAGATGAACACTTTCTGGAAACTTATAATTTTCTAAATGAATTAGATATTTCCTATTTACATGTGTTTACCTATTCTGAAAGGGATAATACTCCGGCTGCAGAAATGGAAGGTGTAGTTTCAACGAAGGTTCGTAAAAAAAGAAGTAAGATGCTTCGCGGTCTTTCCGCTAAAAAGCGACGCGCCTTTTATGAAAGTCAGTTAGGAAATACCTGCACTGTGTTATTTGAAGGCGAGAATAAGGAGGGCTATATTCACGGGTTTACAGAAAACTACGTAAAAGTTAAAGCACCCTGGGATCCAGGTAAAGTAAACACCCTTCAGAAAATTAAATTAACTGAAATAGATGAAGATGGGCTGGTTAGGTTTGAAGAAGTACCAGCGGCAGTGGCAGTTTAA